One Tunturibacter gelidoferens genomic region harbors:
- a CDS encoding bactofilin family protein — translation MWKPNQTGSNTPSTPEPVRPSTPATNFEASPTRPATVGAGNAAAAVPTGEQATIGKSLIVKGELTGSESLYIDGKVEGAINLPGNRVTVGRNGQVAANIVAREIVVLGKVRGNCQASDRVDIRSEGSLTGDVIAARISIEDGAFFKGGIDIRKPGGTDLKGGTATPASTEPVAVEA, via the coding sequence ATGTGGAAACCGAATCAGACTGGAAGCAACACTCCCTCGACTCCTGAACCGGTGCGTCCGTCGACTCCAGCGACGAACTTCGAGGCGAGCCCCACCCGTCCCGCGACCGTTGGCGCTGGCAATGCAGCTGCTGCCGTACCAACCGGCGAGCAGGCCACCATCGGCAAGTCCCTCATCGTCAAGGGTGAGCTGACAGGCTCTGAGTCACTGTACATCGACGGCAAGGTCGAAGGCGCAATCAACCTCCCCGGCAACCGCGTCACAGTAGGCCGCAACGGCCAGGTCGCGGCGAACATCGTGGCACGCGAGATCGTTGTGCTGGGCAAGGTCCGCGGAAACTGCCAGGCCAGCGATCGCGTGGATATTCGCAGCGAAGGCTCGCTCACCGGCGATGTGATCGCAGCACGTATCTCGATTGAAGATGGCGCGTTCTTCAAGGGCGGCATCGACATTCGCAAGCCCGGCGGAACCGACCTGAAGGGTGGCACCGCTACCCCAGCTTCCACCGAGCCTGTCGCCGTCGAGGCATAA
- a CDS encoding DUF2752 domain-containing protein, with product MIVLTRGSRVAAIVRTIVPLAIVGVVAGVLRRFPPAQYSFYPRCPIYEAFHLQCPGCGATRAVAALLQGRLNEAMHLNALITLLLPLAAAYGFGWYWRFVRREDDGWPRMPGAPVYVVLAVASIFTVLRNLPLRLFQ from the coding sequence GTGATCGTGCTGACTCGAGGTAGTCGTGTCGCAGCAATCGTACGAACGATTGTACCGTTGGCGATCGTCGGGGTGGTGGCTGGAGTTCTGCGGCGCTTTCCCCCTGCACAGTACAGCTTCTATCCACGGTGCCCCATCTATGAAGCTTTTCATCTGCAGTGTCCTGGGTGCGGAGCTACACGCGCGGTTGCCGCGCTGCTCCAAGGGCGGCTTAACGAGGCGATGCACTTGAACGCACTGATTACGCTCTTGCTTCCTCTCGCGGCAGCTTATGGTTTTGGCTGGTACTGGCGATTTGTTCGACGCGAAGATGATGGCTGGCCGCGAATGCCCGGTGCGCCCGTCTATGTCGTGCTCGCTGTGGCTTCGATATTTACAGTTCTTCGCAATCTTCCGCTTCGGCTGTTCCAATAA
- a CDS encoding DUF4339 domain-containing protein, producing MTYQVSRNGQMYGPYTLEDLHRYVGSGNVLLTDMAKSDTMPDWLPVAQIIGSAGVPATPVYAAPAVYSQSGSTYPDPPNLNWVLELLLGFLTCGLFVVVWNLVIAAWANRVQPASKALMFYIIATVLVVLHFGGSWGLVIAMSHHQQPHQNFVGGFIGIAAWVARLIARFTLRDTLEQHFNSAEPLGLRLSAVMTFFFGGIYFQYKLNEINQLKQTLRYQNVAR from the coding sequence ATGACCTACCAGGTTTCGCGCAACGGGCAGATGTATGGACCGTATACCCTCGAAGACCTTCATCGCTATGTCGGCTCGGGAAACGTTCTGCTGACGGACATGGCCAAGAGCGACACGATGCCCGATTGGCTCCCGGTCGCCCAAATTATCGGCTCTGCGGGCGTCCCGGCGACACCGGTCTACGCTGCTCCTGCTGTGTATTCGCAGTCAGGCAGCACCTATCCTGACCCGCCCAACTTGAACTGGGTGCTTGAGCTGCTGCTCGGTTTTCTTACTTGTGGGCTCTTCGTGGTGGTCTGGAACCTGGTTATAGCCGCATGGGCAAACCGAGTGCAACCGGCGAGCAAAGCCCTGATGTTTTACATTATTGCCACCGTGCTGGTTGTGCTGCACTTCGGTGGGTCCTGGGGACTCGTCATCGCTATGAGCCATCACCAACAGCCCCATCAAAACTTCGTGGGAGGATTCATCGGCATTGCCGCCTGGGTCGCTCGCCTCATCGCCCGCTTTACGTTGCGAGATACGCTTGAGCAGCACTTCAACAGCGCCGAGCCTCTGGGCCTGCGTCTGAGCGCCGTCATGACTTTCTTCTTCGGCGGCATTTATTTTCAATACAAGCTCAACGAGATCAACCAGCTGAAACAGACCCTTCGCTACCAGAACGTGGCGCGGTGA
- a CDS encoding diacylglycerol/lipid kinase family protein: MHRATLVINASAGRSKDLRTLVHAMVQTLEQAGIQANAILTTSAGEAHSIAADAAAMGCDAVFACGGDGTVHEVLQGLVGTKAALGVVPLGTANAFARNLGLSLDPVKALQEQLSFESRAISVGEVRYAAEGSEVTRHFIVMAGAGPDGALVYRLLAGKRSKLGRSVYYAHSLRLFLTRSFPAFRVDYRKSDSGEWVERRGVGIICSRVANLGGIFSRLATGSSANESDLLLSIVKPPATIGLPAWFAFSHVRLSTQNPWLEQARVSEFRCTPLEPNHRIHAELDGEWIGHLPISVRLLPQAISLLIPKNNAAKVRTNRLAN, translated from the coding sequence GTGCATCGAGCAACTTTAGTCATCAACGCATCGGCCGGGCGAAGCAAAGACCTGCGAACTCTGGTCCATGCTATGGTCCAGACTCTTGAACAAGCTGGCATCCAGGCGAATGCGATCCTGACTACATCAGCCGGCGAGGCGCATTCAATTGCCGCTGATGCTGCAGCCATGGGATGCGATGCGGTCTTCGCCTGTGGTGGCGACGGCACGGTGCATGAGGTTCTGCAGGGCCTTGTGGGCACAAAAGCCGCGCTTGGGGTCGTACCGCTCGGGACGGCAAACGCCTTTGCGCGCAATCTCGGGTTGTCGCTCGATCCCGTGAAAGCTCTTCAAGAGCAGCTAAGCTTTGAGTCGCGCGCGATCTCGGTCGGCGAGGTACGCTACGCTGCCGAAGGATCCGAAGTGACCAGACATTTCATCGTCATGGCCGGAGCTGGTCCGGATGGTGCGCTCGTGTATCGGCTCCTCGCAGGGAAGAGATCGAAGCTCGGTCGAAGCGTCTACTACGCCCATTCGCTGAGACTCTTCCTGACGCGAAGCTTTCCCGCGTTTCGAGTGGACTATCGAAAGAGCGACTCCGGCGAGTGGGTGGAGCGACGCGGCGTCGGGATTATCTGCTCTCGCGTTGCAAATCTTGGCGGCATATTCAGTCGTCTCGCAACAGGTAGTTCCGCGAACGAGAGCGATCTTCTACTCTCCATCGTCAAACCCCCGGCGACAATCGGTCTACCGGCCTGGTTCGCGTTTAGTCACGTTAGACTCAGCACCCAGAATCCGTGGCTGGAACAGGCTCGAGTCTCCGAGTTCCGCTGCACGCCGCTTGAGCCGAATCATCGCATTCATGCAGAACTCGACGGGGAGTGGATCGGTCACCTCCCGATCTCCGTTCGCCTCTTACCGCAAGCGATTTCTCTGTTGATACCGAAGAACAATGCAGCAAAGGTCAGGACCAACCGTCTTGCCAACTAA
- a CDS encoding response regulator transcription factor — protein MKQNLEGQQHAKILIVDDEAQITRVLRTALSTQGYSLRIAANGVEGMEAVHTWKPDLVVTDVSMPEMNGIELCREIRAVSKVPIIVLSVRNQEAMKIEALDAGADDYVTKPFSIQELQARVRAQLRRSSATESDAPQVISAGDFYIDIPQHRVAVRGQDTHLTPKQFDLLVCLAQHPGQVLTHRALLHAVWGTNADQPEYLRVNIGQLRKKIELTEEPAYIVTEPWIGYRFRPTGDDEF, from the coding sequence ATGAAACAAAACCTGGAAGGCCAGCAACATGCAAAGATTCTTATCGTGGATGACGAGGCGCAGATCACTCGCGTACTTCGCACGGCGCTTTCGACGCAGGGCTATTCGTTGCGCATCGCTGCGAACGGCGTTGAGGGAATGGAGGCTGTGCATACGTGGAAGCCAGATCTCGTCGTTACAGACGTCTCCATGCCTGAGATGAACGGGATTGAGCTTTGCCGCGAGATTCGAGCTGTATCCAAGGTTCCGATCATTGTTCTTTCGGTCCGCAATCAAGAGGCCATGAAGATCGAAGCGCTGGACGCCGGCGCGGACGACTACGTGACGAAACCATTCAGCATTCAGGAGCTGCAGGCTCGCGTCCGCGCGCAACTCCGCCGCAGTTCGGCTACCGAGTCCGACGCCCCGCAGGTCATCTCAGCAGGCGATTTTTATATCGATATTCCGCAGCACCGAGTAGCAGTTCGCGGGCAAGACACGCACCTGACACCGAAGCAGTTCGACCTTCTCGTGTGCCTGGCGCAGCACCCCGGACAGGTCCTGACGCATCGAGCGTTGCTCCACGCGGTTTGGGGAACGAACGCCGATCAGCCGGAGTATCTGCGCGTCAACATTGGCCAGTTGCGGAAGAAGATCGAGCTCACAGAGGAGCCCGCGTATATCGTCACCGAGCCTTGGATCGGCTATCGTTTTCGCCCTACTGGCGACGACGAGTTCTGA
- a CDS encoding histidine kinase: protein MGTRDNSNPALKSPEEWLEKVAPEKMRGTFKLFLGYAPGVGKTYNMLSEAIRRHQRGEDIVIGVVETHGRPRTAELAEQLEQVPRRRIEYKGVVFEEMDLDGILTRRPQIVLIDELAHSNIEGSKHRKRYEDVLDVLAANIDVLATMNVQHIESVAPTVQSVTGVIIRETVPDWLVQRADEIVMADLTPEALQTRMRRGDVYGTARAEKALANFFRRGNLIALRELALQHVTKAVDRTLTAYMDAKRIEAHWAVRERVAVCISSNSSSQMLIARGARVAEGVGGELFVLHVDDDEDLLEEEKATLAANIQFARNMDAQVFTVKGKSIAHAAASFVREKRITHIVFGRTAVHGLRKYLYYWAIQHFLKESPNVDVHIVTQHPERE from the coding sequence ATGGGCACTCGCGATAACTCGAATCCGGCGCTGAAGAGCCCGGAGGAATGGCTGGAGAAAGTCGCACCGGAGAAGATGCGAGGAACCTTCAAACTTTTCCTGGGCTACGCGCCCGGCGTCGGCAAGACATACAACATGTTGAGCGAGGCGATCCGCCGGCATCAGCGTGGGGAGGATATTGTCATCGGGGTGGTCGAGACGCACGGGAGACCCCGTACTGCCGAGTTGGCCGAGCAGCTGGAGCAGGTTCCTCGTAGAAGGATTGAGTATAAAGGCGTGGTCTTCGAGGAGATGGACCTCGATGGCATCCTTACGCGTCGGCCCCAGATCGTTCTGATCGACGAACTGGCGCACAGCAATATCGAGGGCAGCAAACATCGCAAGCGATATGAAGATGTGCTCGACGTTCTGGCCGCCAACATCGACGTACTGGCCACGATGAACGTGCAGCACATCGAGAGTGTCGCCCCGACCGTCCAGAGTGTCACCGGCGTGATCATCCGTGAGACCGTCCCGGATTGGCTAGTGCAACGCGCGGACGAGATCGTGATGGCCGATCTGACGCCCGAAGCTCTGCAGACACGGATGCGTCGCGGAGATGTCTATGGAACGGCTCGTGCTGAAAAAGCCCTGGCAAACTTCTTCCGTCGCGGAAACCTGATCGCGCTCCGTGAACTGGCGCTGCAACATGTCACGAAGGCGGTCGATCGCACATTGACGGCCTATATGGACGCGAAACGCATCGAGGCGCATTGGGCGGTGCGCGAACGCGTGGCTGTCTGCATCAGTTCCAACAGTTCCTCGCAGATGTTGATCGCACGCGGCGCACGCGTTGCGGAAGGCGTAGGAGGCGAACTGTTTGTTCTGCATGTCGACGATGATGAAGACCTGCTGGAAGAAGAAAAAGCTACGCTAGCGGCTAACATCCAGTTCGCACGCAATATGGATGCTCAGGTGTTCACCGTTAAGGGAAAGAGCATCGCCCACGCTGCTGCCAGCTTCGTCCGCGAGAAGCGCATCACTCATATCGTCTTCGGCCGTACTGCCGTCCACGGCCTTCGCAAATACCTTTACTACTGGGCGATTCAGCACTTTCTCAAAGAGTCGCCGAATGTGGATGTCCACATCGTCACGCAACATCCGGAGCGCGAATGA
- a CDS encoding DUF4118 domain-containing protein, with the protein MQRKLIRSIVRYSISTASAAVIVAVYFLRLHVNETTVALTFLIGILLVAANWGLRHSIYLSILSAAAFNFFFLPPVLTFTVGDGRNWVALFAFLVTGIVASQLAERARREAKISRRRQREAERLYEFSQQMLVTGNVIDLLNVLPQMIAVTFSLTGAAVYLREKDRIYRSSPDYMDVTASELRDAAFTRDHRYDEARAVTLVPILLGTRPIGAVGITGNRTSPEALDAVCGLAAIAIERAGAVETLTRVQASRESERLRNALLDSVAHELRTPLTSITAAVTTLRSEPSLDAEQSGEMLQVIEEEAARLDRLVGQAMEMAELDANDIKLDLRMHSMREAVDLALEAVQGPLKNHPLELRLPDTLPPVQMDLERIAKVLQHLLENAAKYSAEGSPIFVSAEVSRGQLVTSVADRGAGVDDLEKMMIFDKFYRGQGQRYRVQGTGMGLAIAKAIVEAHGGSIDVTSQPSQGSVFSFYLPLNLSGR; encoded by the coding sequence GTGCAGCGAAAGCTTATACGCAGTATCGTCCGCTACAGTATCTCCACAGCGAGCGCAGCTGTCATTGTAGCCGTCTACTTTCTCCGGCTGCATGTCAACGAAACCACAGTAGCCCTGACATTCCTGATAGGCATCCTTCTCGTAGCTGCGAACTGGGGTCTACGCCACTCGATCTACCTGTCTATTCTCTCAGCGGCCGCGTTCAACTTCTTCTTCCTGCCCCCGGTCCTTACCTTCACAGTTGGGGACGGTCGCAACTGGGTCGCCCTGTTCGCATTTCTAGTGACCGGCATCGTCGCCAGCCAGCTTGCGGAACGGGCCCGGCGCGAAGCAAAGATATCGCGCCGCCGCCAGCGCGAGGCGGAACGGTTATACGAGTTCAGCCAGCAAATGCTGGTGACCGGCAACGTGATCGATCTCCTCAATGTCCTGCCGCAGATGATCGCCGTGACCTTCAGCCTTACGGGAGCCGCGGTTTATCTTCGCGAAAAAGATCGCATCTACCGCTCCAGTCCCGACTACATGGACGTAACCGCCTCCGAGCTGCGTGATGCAGCGTTCACCCGCGACCATCGTTATGACGAAGCGCGCGCCGTCACTCTCGTTCCCATCCTCCTCGGAACGCGTCCCATCGGCGCAGTTGGAATCACGGGCAATAGGACCTCGCCCGAGGCGCTCGACGCAGTCTGTGGCCTGGCAGCTATCGCCATCGAACGCGCCGGTGCCGTCGAGACCCTCACGCGCGTCCAGGCCTCACGCGAAAGCGAGCGCCTGCGCAACGCGTTATTGGATTCTGTCGCGCACGAACTCCGAACGCCCCTGACCTCGATCACAGCCGCCGTCACCACCTTGCGCAGCGAGCCCTCCCTCGATGCAGAGCAAAGCGGAGAGATGTTGCAGGTTATAGAGGAGGAGGCCGCCCGTTTGGACCGACTCGTCGGTCAGGCGATGGAGATGGCGGAGCTGGATGCAAACGACATCAAGCTCGACCTGCGCATGCACTCCATGCGAGAGGCGGTTGATCTTGCGCTCGAGGCCGTACAGGGACCGCTCAAAAACCATCCCCTTGAGCTCCGCCTCCCCGACACCCTTCCTCCCGTGCAGATGGACCTCGAGCGCATCGCCAAAGTACTGCAGCATCTGTTGGAGAACGCCGCTAAATACTCCGCAGAGGGAAGCCCCATCTTCGTCAGCGCCGAAGTCTCCCGAGGCCAGCTCGTCACCAGCGTCGCCGATCGTGGCGCAGGAGTTGACGATCTCGAAAAGATGATGATCTTCGACAAGTTTTACCGCGGCCAGGGCCAAAGATATCGCGTGCAGGGAACAGGCATGGGACTCGCCATCGCGAAGGCGATCGTCGAAGCCCACGGCGGCTCCATCGACGTCACCAGCCAGCCGTCACAGGGTTCCGTCTTCTCCTTCTACCTGCCCCTGAATCTCTCCGGCCGCTAA
- a CDS encoding efflux transporter outer membrane subunit has translation MTLRPSALASAAVFLLSGCMVGPKYVKPSVPMAPGYKEAGPDAYKENSNWQVAQPADAALRGEWWTIFGDTELNVLEPQVAENNQNLKAADARFREARALIRFNHASLYPTVGVAPSAGGSRESSNQPYFNVNNAQGNGVGVIQLPVDLSYEIDVWGRVRRTVSAAREEAQASAGDRQTVLLSLQAELAIDYFEARSADAQEKLLNDTVKDFEEAYRITKNRFEGGVAPKSDVDQAQTQLEAAKVLARDITLQRAQFEHAIAILLGEPPASFALPSAPLDARPPMIPTGLPSELLERRPDIASAERRVAEANDHIGIARAAFYPTISLSGTVGVEGTSFANLFDPASLLWSLGPTLSQTVFDAGRRASVSEQANASYDETVANYRQTTLTAFQQVEDNLVALRVLDQEAGHQRQATMAAQSAAQIFNNRYVGGLDTYLQVVTAQTTELNNERNDIDIMRRQMDASVLLIKALGGGWNVTQLPKL, from the coding sequence GTGACGTTACGACCCAGCGCTCTGGCCAGCGCCGCGGTTTTTCTGCTAAGCGGCTGCATGGTCGGACCGAAGTATGTGAAACCATCGGTTCCCATGGCTCCCGGGTATAAGGAAGCAGGACCGGACGCTTACAAAGAGAACTCGAACTGGCAGGTTGCGCAGCCGGCCGATGCGGCGCTGCGCGGAGAGTGGTGGACGATCTTTGGCGATACGGAGTTAAATGTTCTGGAGCCGCAGGTGGCGGAGAATAACCAGAATCTCAAGGCAGCGGATGCTCGCTTCCGCGAGGCACGGGCCTTGATCCGCTTCAATCACGCATCCCTGTATCCGACCGTTGGGGTAGCACCGTCCGCCGGAGGCTCACGTGAGTCGTCAAACCAGCCGTACTTCAATGTGAACAACGCGCAAGGAAACGGCGTCGGCGTGATTCAACTACCGGTGGACTTGAGCTATGAGATTGATGTGTGGGGGCGCGTTCGTCGCACAGTAAGTGCTGCGCGGGAGGAGGCGCAGGCGAGCGCGGGAGATAGACAGACGGTGCTATTGAGCCTGCAGGCCGAGCTTGCCATCGACTACTTCGAAGCTCGTAGCGCCGATGCCCAGGAGAAGCTGTTGAACGATACCGTGAAGGACTTCGAAGAGGCCTACCGGATCACGAAGAACCGCTTTGAAGGAGGCGTCGCTCCGAAGTCGGACGTCGATCAGGCGCAGACTCAGCTGGAGGCAGCGAAGGTACTGGCTCGTGACATTACTCTGCAACGAGCCCAGTTCGAGCATGCGATTGCGATTCTTCTTGGGGAGCCCCCGGCTTCGTTCGCGTTGCCGAGCGCTCCTCTAGATGCGCGACCTCCGATGATCCCGACTGGACTACCTTCGGAGCTGCTGGAGCGACGCCCGGATATTGCTTCGGCGGAACGCCGCGTCGCTGAGGCGAACGATCATATCGGCATTGCGCGGGCTGCGTTCTATCCGACGATTTCGTTGAGCGGAACGGTTGGTGTGGAGGGAACCTCGTTTGCGAACCTCTTCGATCCGGCGAGTCTGTTGTGGTCTCTGGGACCTACACTCTCGCAGACGGTATTCGACGCGGGACGTCGAGCCTCTGTGTCCGAACAGGCCAATGCCAGCTACGATGAGACGGTCGCGAACTACCGGCAGACCACTTTGACGGCATTTCAACAGGTCGAAGACAATCTGGTTGCTCTGCGGGTTCTCGATCAGGAGGCGGGGCATCAGCGTCAGGCTACGATGGCGGCGCAGTCTGCCGCGCAGATATTCAACAATCGATATGTGGGCGGGCTCGATACCTATCTTCAGGTTGTGACCGCTCAGACGACCGAGTTGAATAACGAGCGGAACGACATCGACATTATGCGCAGGCAGATGGACGCGAGCGTGCTTTTGATCAAGGCGCTCGGTGGTGGTTGGAACGTGACTCAGTTGCCGAAGCTCTAG
- a CDS encoding efflux RND transporter periplasmic adaptor subunit: MTSGTKAEPRMNEDETTLSGEGPAAAADAPEPGLTRGTWIGVAVIAVIVALVVVFGIAARHRSESTLETDTKAASIPSVKVIHPASSLLSSGLALPGNTQAYVDTPIYARTSGYLKNWYFDIGAHVRKGQLMAVIETPELDEQLQVAQADLKSAEANLNLANTTSARYQNLLTTNSVSKQETDVAVSDAAAKKAAVDASTAAVRRLQQLQSFEKIYAPFDGIVTARNIDIGGLIQAGENTTPKELFHLAAIQKIRVFVSVPEAYSTSIKAGGKATLTLDEYPGREFEGTIARNSNAIDSATRTLNVEVDVDNPKGELLPGAYVFVHFKVPQRSSNLMIPSNTLLFRAQGLQVGVVRDGRVQLVPVTISKDLGANVEIASGLTPNDAVILDPSDSLASGQEVQVKSQMNENATQMQKKEGAQ; this comes from the coding sequence ATGACCAGCGGAACGAAGGCGGAGCCCAGGATGAATGAGGATGAGACCACACTCTCCGGTGAAGGCCCGGCAGCGGCAGCGGACGCACCGGAACCCGGACTGACGAGAGGGACGTGGATTGGAGTTGCGGTCATCGCGGTGATTGTAGCTCTGGTTGTCGTCTTCGGGATTGCCGCGCGCCACCGGTCGGAGAGCACGCTCGAGACGGATACAAAAGCTGCATCGATCCCGTCAGTCAAAGTGATTCATCCTGCCAGTTCGCTACTATCTTCCGGGTTGGCGCTGCCGGGAAACACGCAGGCGTATGTTGACACTCCGATCTATGCCCGTACCAGCGGCTACCTGAAGAACTGGTACTTCGACATTGGCGCGCATGTTCGCAAAGGACAGTTGATGGCGGTTATCGAGACGCCTGAACTGGATGAGCAGCTTCAGGTGGCACAGGCCGATCTGAAGAGCGCGGAGGCCAACCTCAACCTTGCGAATACGACCTCAGCACGCTATCAAAATCTTCTAACGACCAACTCGGTCTCGAAGCAGGAGACCGATGTCGCCGTGAGTGATGCCGCGGCGAAGAAAGCGGCTGTGGATGCCTCGACGGCGGCGGTACGCAGACTGCAACAGTTGCAATCGTTCGAGAAGATTTACGCACCCTTCGATGGAATCGTGACAGCGCGCAATATCGATATCGGCGGGTTGATCCAGGCGGGCGAAAATACAACACCGAAGGAGCTGTTTCATCTTGCCGCGATTCAAAAGATTCGCGTGTTCGTCTCGGTTCCGGAGGCGTATTCAACCTCGATCAAAGCCGGGGGTAAGGCGACTTTGACTCTGGACGAGTATCCGGGACGGGAGTTCGAGGGCACCATTGCGCGCAACTCGAACGCGATCGACTCAGCAACACGCACGCTGAATGTCGAGGTTGACGTCGACAATCCCAAGGGCGAGCTGCTGCCGGGGGCTTATGTTTTTGTCCACTTTAAGGTGCCGCAGCGGAGTTCGAATTTGATGATTCCGTCGAACACACTGCTCTTCCGGGCGCAGGGCCTGCAGGTGGGGGTAGTTCGTGATGGACGCGTGCAGCTGGTGCCTGTGACCATCAGCAAAGACCTGGGCGCGAATGTTGAGATCGCCTCAGGGTTGACGCCGAACGATGCCGTGATTCTCGATCCTTCCGACTCGCTTGCGAGCGGCCAGGAGGTGCAGGTGAAGAGCCAGATGAATGAGAATGCAACACAGATGCAGAAGAAAGAGGGGGCGCAGTGA